One region of Niallia sp. Man26 genomic DNA includes:
- a CDS encoding cold-shock protein codes for MATGKVKWFNAEKGFGFIETSEGQDVFVHFSAIQSEGFKTLDEGQEVSFDIEEGQRGPQAANVTKA; via the coding sequence ATGGCTACAGGTAAAGTAAAATGGTTCAACGCTGAAAAAGGATTTGGTTTCATCGAAACTTCAGAAGGACAAGATGTATTCGTACATTTCAGTGCTATTCAATCTGAAGGTTTCAAAACTTTGGATGAGGGCCAAGAAGTTTCTTTTGACATAGAAGAAGGACAACGCGGACCACAAGCTGCTAACGTTACTAAAGCTTAA
- a CDS encoding glycerophosphodiester phosphodiesterase, whose amino-acid sequence MTLIFAHRGYSARFPENTMIAFTEAEKASANGIELDVQMTKDGELVIIHDETVDRTTNGTGFVAEHTFSELRKLQASYKFAGVNEKIPSLKELFEWMQGNSLLCNIEFKNNNVPYDGMEEKTINLISEFGLGDRIIFSSFNHYSMVLSHRIAPEIETAALLSDRIYQPWIYATAIKAKGIHPNYKRITIPMVEQAERFGISVRPYTVNDAMKMTEFIQAGASAIITDEPVQAMQILQASSK is encoded by the coding sequence ATGACATTGATATTTGCTCACAGAGGTTATTCTGCCCGTTTTCCTGAAAATACGATGATAGCTTTCACGGAAGCAGAGAAGGCTTCAGCGAACGGAATTGAGCTGGATGTGCAAATGACGAAGGATGGCGAATTAGTCATCATTCATGATGAAACAGTGGACCGCACGACAAATGGAACTGGATTTGTTGCAGAACATACTTTTAGTGAGTTAAGGAAATTACAAGCTTCTTATAAATTTGCTGGTGTTAACGAAAAGATACCTTCATTAAAAGAGCTGTTTGAATGGATGCAGGGCAACTCCTTATTATGCAATATTGAGTTTAAAAACAATAATGTCCCATATGATGGCATGGAAGAAAAAACAATTAATCTTATTTCTGAGTTTGGATTAGGTGACCGGATTATCTTTTCTTCCTTTAATCATTACAGCATGGTGCTCAGCCACCGAATTGCCCCAGAAATAGAAACAGCCGCACTGCTTTCAGATAGAATATATCAGCCATGGATTTATGCAACAGCAATCAAGGCTAAAGGAATTCATCCTAATTACAAAAGGATCACCATTCCAATGGTGGAGCAGGCTGAAAGGTTTGGCATAAGTGTTAGGCCTTATACCGTTAATGATGCAATGAAAATGACAGAGTTTATCCAAGCCGGAGCGTCCGCTATTATTACGGATGAACCAGTTCAAGCTATGCAAATTCTTCAGGCATCCTCTAAATAG
- the buk gene encoding butyrate kinase, producing the protein MEKHRILVINPKSESTVISLYENEVPIFEQSIMQEDTADYPNIAAQAPARTKKVLDFLLSEGFNLSRLDAIAGIGGLLKPIEGGTYMVDSAMIADLKAGERGEHPSNLGGLIAAEIAAGLNIPAFITDPVVVDELEDIARISGYPLISRKSVFHALNHKASGRRAAMELGRSYEDCNFIVAHLGDGITVGAHRCGKVIDVNNGLNGEGPFSPERAGSLPHGDLVDLCYSGKYSYKEMKEQLLYHAGINSYLHKKELRQLEAGIKEGSTQDKLIFDALSYQIAKEIGSASTVLAGRIDAIILTGVMAYSTMLVDEIVERTKWIADVFTYPGENDMQSLANGCLRVLRGEEQAKAYNIK; encoded by the coding sequence ATGGAAAAACATCGAATATTAGTCATAAACCCTAAATCCGAATCAACAGTTATTTCCCTATATGAAAATGAAGTGCCAATCTTTGAGCAATCTATCATGCAGGAGGATACAGCAGATTATCCTAACATCGCTGCCCAGGCGCCTGCAAGGACGAAGAAGGTTCTGGATTTTCTTCTATCTGAAGGATTTAATCTTTCCAGGCTTGACGCAATTGCCGGAATAGGCGGCTTGTTAAAGCCGATTGAAGGCGGAACATATATGGTGGACAGTGCGATGATAGCAGATCTTAAGGCAGGCGAAAGAGGAGAGCATCCTTCCAATCTTGGCGGATTAATAGCAGCGGAGATTGCCGCGGGATTAAATATCCCTGCTTTTATCACTGATCCAGTTGTGGTTGATGAACTTGAAGACATTGCCCGAATATCAGGATATCCCCTTATTTCCAGAAAAAGTGTCTTTCATGCATTAAATCATAAAGCAAGCGGCAGAAGGGCTGCGATGGAGCTTGGCAGGTCCTATGAGGATTGTAATTTTATAGTAGCCCATTTAGGAGACGGAATTACGGTCGGAGCACATAGGTGCGGAAAAGTCATTGATGTTAATAATGGTCTGAACGGAGAAGGGCCCTTCAGCCCTGAAAGAGCTGGAAGTCTTCCACATGGTGATTTGGTCGACCTCTGCTATTCCGGCAAATACAGCTATAAGGAAATGAAAGAGCAGCTGCTGTACCACGCAGGTATAAACAGCTATTTGCACAAAAAGGAACTCCGTCAATTAGAAGCCGGTATCAAGGAAGGCAGCACGCAGGATAAGCTCATTTTCGATGCACTTTCTTATCAGATTGCAAAAGAGATTGGCAGTGCAAGTACTGTTCTTGCCGGCAGAATTGATGCAATCATCTTGACAGGGGTTATGGCTTACAGCACGATGCTTGTGGACGAAATTGTCGAACGGACTAAATGGATAGCAGATGTGTTCACATACCCGGGTGAAAATGATATGCAATCATTAGCAAATGGATGTTTACGTGTTCTTCGCGGGGAAGAGCAAGCAAAAGCATATAACATAAAGTAA
- a CDS encoding 1,4-dihydroxy-2-naphthoate polyprenyltransferase: protein MENVAKNDQPTHKVLWQLTRPHTLTASFVPVFIGTVLALQYEQIHPGLFLAMLFACLFIQIATNLFNEYYDFIRGLDTADSVGIGGAIVRHGMKPKTVMNLAVGLYAVSLLLGVYICMSTSWWIALVGLLGMAIGYLYTGGPLPIAYTPFGELFSGICMGTIFILISFYIQTGFVNEQSILISVPIAILIGCINLSNNIRDIEEDTLGGRKTIAILMGFERAVQLLAALFAISYIWVIGIILFGVSSPWLLIVFLSIAKPIQAIKGFKGSRSETPLAMKSTAQTNTFFGLFLGIGLLLEFIFSNL, encoded by the coding sequence ATGGAAAATGTTGCAAAGAACGATCAGCCTACACATAAAGTATTGTGGCAGCTGACTAGACCACACACGTTAACTGCTTCTTTTGTTCCTGTATTTATCGGAACAGTTTTAGCATTACAATATGAACAGATTCATCCAGGTTTATTTTTGGCGATGCTGTTTGCTTGTTTGTTTATTCAAATAGCTACGAATTTGTTCAATGAATATTATGATTTCATTCGCGGATTGGATACTGCCGATTCTGTTGGGATTGGCGGTGCTATTGTCAGACACGGGATGAAGCCGAAAACAGTTATGAACTTGGCAGTCGGCCTTTATGCTGTTTCGCTCCTTTTAGGTGTTTATATTTGTATGAGCACAAGCTGGTGGATTGCTCTTGTCGGCCTGCTTGGTATGGCAATTGGTTACCTATATACAGGAGGACCGCTTCCTATTGCCTACACTCCATTTGGTGAATTGTTTTCTGGCATTTGCATGGGAACGATTTTCATCCTTATTTCTTTCTATATTCAAACAGGTTTTGTTAATGAACAAAGCATTTTGATTTCTGTGCCAATCGCGATTTTAATCGGCTGCATTAACCTGTCTAACAATATAAGAGATATTGAAGAGGATACTCTCGGGGGCAGAAAAACAATTGCGATTTTAATGGGATTTGAAAGAGCTGTCCAGCTCCTTGCTGCATTATTTGCCATATCGTATATTTGGGTTATCGGAATTATCCTATTTGGTGTAAGCAGTCCGTGGCTCTTAATTGTATTCTTAAGTATTGCTAAACCAATCCAAGCAATCAAAGGCTTTAAAGGCAGCCGCAGTGAAACACCACTTGCAATGAAATCAACAGCCCAAACAAATACATTCTTCGGATTGTTCCTAGGAATTGGTTTGCTGCTTGAATTTATCTTTTCAAACCTATAA
- a CDS encoding sigma 54-interacting transcriptional regulator: MDLSYQSTEQSIFQDLKEAVVLIDKQGRIVYYNQQASTLAAHQNKRPLAKDAHILDVFPKAELMRVLQTKKAEIRKLFRLSEHISVHVSRFPLLNKDGELLGAAAIIQQDRALEEDWRVDEYIQQGMQAVLQNASQAFVIMDENLLVILQNPAYEKFQYLLKKDSSAEAEWKEQLSNVSKKTMETRRTVVQKVAGPSIEGNIRCIPNLIDGIWKGCILFIDYDIEQAELRKKLEQSRKIIRTLEAQSRFEDFTAESPRMKMAVQQGKIAADMDYTVFLRGLAGTGKKMFANAIHNEGKRRYQAFTAIDCLQEQEKVSAFLEMLRSEDTSLQPSGTVYMENITDLSMEQQKKLHLICSNQDETAGYRLVLSASVNVETAMMKGLFLQELYYELLQTSIHLPSLKERKEDIAPLVKEWIQLANKEYGSCVASVDNTAIEALQSFPFEHHFREMRAVVFHSLAKIDRQKTILKEADLAFSSSTADNSQNAILLEPEDKPLSELVEEYEKVIIERTLAKLDGNKTLTAKKLGLSVRNLYYKLEKYHLN, translated from the coding sequence ATGGATTTATCCTATCAATCAACAGAACAATCGATCTTTCAGGACTTAAAAGAAGCGGTCGTGCTCATTGATAAACAAGGAAGAATTGTTTATTACAACCAGCAGGCAAGCACGCTTGCTGCACATCAGAACAAAAGGCCGTTAGCGAAGGATGCGCATATTCTTGATGTCTTTCCTAAAGCAGAGCTGATGAGAGTGCTCCAGACGAAAAAGGCAGAAATCAGAAAGTTATTCCGTCTGTCTGAACATATTTCCGTGCATGTGTCCCGTTTTCCCCTTTTAAACAAGGATGGAGAATTGCTTGGAGCAGCTGCGATAATTCAGCAGGATAGGGCATTGGAAGAGGATTGGCGTGTTGATGAATACATACAACAGGGAATGCAGGCAGTACTGCAAAACGCATCACAAGCATTTGTGATTATGGATGAAAATCTGTTAGTTATCTTGCAAAATCCTGCATATGAGAAGTTTCAGTATTTATTAAAGAAAGACAGTTCTGCTGAAGCGGAATGGAAGGAACAGCTCAGTAATGTGAGCAAAAAGACGATGGAGACTAGAAGGACTGTTGTGCAAAAAGTGGCAGGACCTTCAATAGAAGGAAATATTAGATGTATTCCTAACTTGATCGATGGGATATGGAAGGGCTGTATTCTGTTTATTGATTATGATATAGAGCAGGCGGAACTAAGGAAGAAGCTTGAGCAATCTAGAAAAATTATTCGTACATTAGAAGCACAAAGCCGGTTTGAAGACTTTACAGCAGAGTCCCCGCGGATGAAGATGGCTGTGCAGCAGGGGAAAATAGCAGCTGATATGGATTATACCGTGTTTTTGCGTGGTCTTGCCGGTACTGGCAAGAAAATGTTTGCAAATGCCATCCATAATGAGGGGAAGAGAAGATATCAAGCATTTACTGCTATTGATTGTTTGCAAGAGCAGGAAAAAGTTTCAGCGTTTTTGGAAATGCTTAGAAGTGAAGATACTTCCCTGCAGCCTTCAGGTACGGTGTATATGGAAAATATTACAGATCTATCTATGGAGCAGCAAAAAAAGCTGCATCTCATCTGTTCCAATCAAGATGAAACTGCCGGATACCGTTTAGTTCTCTCCGCTTCTGTTAATGTGGAAACGGCAATGATGAAAGGTTTGTTTCTGCAGGAACTATATTATGAACTGCTGCAGACGAGCATTCATCTCCCTTCCCTTAAAGAAAGGAAAGAGGATATAGCTCCACTGGTGAAGGAATGGATACAACTAGCCAATAAGGAGTATGGCAGCTGTGTTGCTTCTGTTGACAACACTGCAATAGAAGCATTGCAAAGCTTCCCGTTTGAACATCATTTCAGAGAAATGCGGGCTGTTGTTTTTCATTCACTTGCAAAAATAGATAGACAGAAAACAATCCTTAAAGAAGCTGATCTCGCTTTTTCAAGCAGCACTGCTGACAACAGTCAGAATGCAATCCTTCTAGAACCAGAAGATAAACCGCTTTCTGAGCTTGTTGAGGAATATGAAAAAGTTATTATCGAGCGTACATTGGCAAAACTTGATGGAAACAAGACGTTAACAGCGAAGAAGCTAGGCTTATCTGTCCGGAATTTATATTATAAATTGGAAAAATATCATTTGAACTAA
- the lpdA gene encoding dihydrolipoyl dehydrogenase → MANEYDLVILGGGTGGYVAAIRASQLGLKTAIVEKGKLGGTCLHNGCIPSKALLRSAEVYSTAKRSEDFGVLVNDVSFDFGKVQARKNSIVTQLHKGVEYLMKKGKIDVYEGKGRILGPSIFSPIPGTISVEMNNGEENEMLLPKNVIVSTGSRPNTLPGLEIDGELIISSEEALKMDKLPKSILIVGGGVIGVEWASMLADFDVDVTLIEYSDTIVPTEDKDIRLELKKQLEKKGVKVVIGAKVLPETLEKNEHVTVQAEIKGEKVFFSGEKLLVSVGRIGNVEGLGLENTEIIFDNNTIQVNENFQTKEAHIYAIGDVIGGLQLAHVASHEGIKAVEHIAGLQPERLDYKKIAKCIYTSPEIASIGYTEEEAINAGFTIKKGKFSFQAVGKALVYGEPEGFVKIIADRQTDDILGVHIIGPHATDMISEAALAATLDAAPWEIGATIHPHPTLSEAIGEAALAVDGKEIHG, encoded by the coding sequence GTGGCTAACGAATATGATTTAGTTATTTTAGGAGGCGGGACAGGCGGTTATGTTGCGGCAATCCGCGCTTCCCAATTAGGTTTAAAAACAGCCATAGTCGAAAAAGGCAAACTCGGCGGTACATGCCTCCATAATGGCTGTATCCCAAGCAAAGCCTTACTGAGAAGTGCAGAGGTTTATTCAACGGCTAAAAGAAGCGAGGACTTCGGTGTGCTTGTGAATGATGTGAGCTTTGATTTTGGAAAGGTTCAAGCAAGAAAAAATAGTATTGTCACCCAGCTGCATAAAGGTGTCGAGTATTTGATGAAGAAAGGGAAAATCGACGTATATGAAGGGAAAGGAAGAATTCTCGGTCCATCTATATTCTCTCCCATTCCAGGGACTATCTCTGTTGAGATGAATAACGGAGAAGAAAACGAGATGCTGCTTCCTAAAAACGTGATTGTCTCTACTGGTTCAAGACCTAATACATTGCCCGGACTCGAGATTGACGGAGAGTTGATTATCAGCTCAGAAGAAGCATTAAAAATGGATAAACTTCCAAAATCAATCCTTATTGTCGGCGGCGGTGTCATCGGTGTAGAATGGGCTTCCATGCTTGCTGATTTTGATGTAGATGTGACCTTAATAGAATACAGCGACACAATTGTGCCAACAGAGGATAAAGATATTCGCCTTGAACTGAAGAAGCAGCTGGAGAAAAAAGGTGTCAAGGTTGTCATAGGTGCTAAAGTATTGCCTGAAACGCTGGAGAAAAATGAGCATGTCACTGTTCAAGCAGAAATAAAGGGTGAAAAGGTGTTCTTTTCAGGCGAAAAGCTGCTTGTTTCAGTCGGCAGAATCGGCAATGTGGAAGGATTGGGTTTGGAAAATACAGAAATCATCTTCGACAATAATACCATACAGGTAAATGAGAATTTCCAGACGAAGGAAGCTCATATTTATGCGATTGGCGATGTTATTGGAGGACTTCAGCTGGCCCATGTTGCTTCCCATGAAGGGATAAAGGCTGTCGAGCATATTGCAGGATTGCAGCCAGAGCGGCTAGATTACAAAAAAATCGCAAAATGTATCTATACTAGTCCAGAAATAGCGAGTATTGGATATACAGAAGAAGAAGCAATAAATGCAGGCTTTACAATTAAAAAAGGGAAATTCTCCTTCCAGGCAGTCGGAAAAGCACTAGTATACGGCGAACCGGAAGGCTTTGTCAAAATAATTGCTGACAGGCAAACAGATGATATATTAGGTGTTCATATTATCGGACCTCATGCTACTGACATGATTTCAGAAGCAGCGCTAGCTGCCACACTGGATGCCGCTCCATGGGAAATAGGAGCAACGATACACCCTCATCCGACATTATCTGAAGCAATCGGAGAGGCTGCATTAGCAGTTGATGGAAAGGAGATACACGGATGA
- the spo0A gene encoding sporulation transcription factor Spo0A — protein MKKIQVCVVDDNRELVGLLEEYINSQEDMEVVGVAHNGQECLDLLEDIQPDVMVLDIIMPHLDGLAVLDRMKQLSIPSMPNVIMLTAFGQEDVTKKAVDLGASYFILKPFDMDYLASHIRQVSGKSNGFVRKQTSSTSYRSQQQEQKPRNLDASITSIIHEIGVPAHIKGYLYLREAISMVYNDIELLGSITKVLYPDIAKKYNTTASRVERAIRHAIEVAWSRGNIDSISTLFGYTVSMSKAKPTNSEFIAIVADKLRLEHKAS, from the coding sequence TTGAAGAAAATACAAGTATGTGTTGTTGATGACAATAGAGAACTTGTTGGATTGCTGGAGGAATACATAAATTCCCAGGAAGATATGGAAGTCGTCGGTGTAGCCCATAACGGTCAGGAGTGTTTGGATCTTCTGGAGGATATACAGCCTGATGTTATGGTATTGGATATAATCATGCCTCATTTAGATGGTTTGGCCGTTCTCGATAGAATGAAGCAATTGAGTATTCCATCCATGCCAAATGTCATTATGCTGACAGCCTTTGGTCAAGAGGATGTCACAAAAAAAGCTGTTGACCTTGGAGCATCTTACTTTATTTTAAAGCCATTCGATATGGATTATTTAGCTAGCCATATCCGCCAGGTGAGCGGCAAATCAAACGGTTTTGTCCGCAAACAAACATCCTCAACATCTTACAGATCACAGCAGCAAGAACAAAAACCAAGAAATCTTGATGCAAGCATCACGAGCATCATCCATGAAATCGGTGTTCCTGCCCATATTAAAGGCTATCTTTATTTAAGGGAAGCTATTTCAATGGTGTATAATGATATTGAATTATTAGGCTCGATTACAAAAGTTCTTTACCCTGATATTGCTAAAAAATATAATACCACTGCGAGCCGTGTAGAGCGGGCAATTCGTCATGCAATTGAAGTGGCGTGGAGCAGAGGCAACATCGATTCCATCTCCACCCTGTTCGGCTACACTGTCAGCATGTCCAAAGCAAAACCGACGAACTCAGAATTTATCGCGATTGTGGCAGATAAGCTGAGATTGGAACATAAGGCTTCCTAA
- a CDS encoding AEC family transporter, whose product MGIGQIFIILIPIFFVIILGYLAGYFKKFDAASSKGLNTLVTKFALPAHLFVGITTTSKQTLIDKWPFFVTMFIGIIGFYVVLLLISRFVFKTSTTPASMFALNSTQPSFAFMGIPVLGSIFGADAVAIPIAITGVVVNALLDPLASIIGTIGQSSTNAKEKGQSLWKVTVSSILHGLSEPLACVPLLGVVLILCGFHSPDILADSLDEIGSITSGAALFAIGVTIGIRNIKFSKTAISIAFIKAIIHPLAMVLIALMMGLSKTDMTNAILLVAFPGSAVAAMIATRFETLEAETASSFVLSAILSLITLPIFLSWLM is encoded by the coding sequence ATGGGTATAGGTCAAATATTTATTATATTAATACCAATTTTCTTTGTCATTATTTTAGGTTATTTGGCAGGGTATTTTAAAAAGTTCGATGCTGCTTCATCTAAAGGCTTGAACACACTTGTTACAAAGTTTGCGTTGCCAGCACATTTATTTGTCGGAATTACAACAACTTCTAAACAAACACTTATCGATAAATGGCCTTTCTTTGTCACAATGTTCATAGGTATTATCGGTTTCTATGTAGTTCTTTTACTGATTTCACGTTTTGTATTTAAAACATCAACAACTCCAGCATCTATGTTTGCATTAAATTCTACGCAGCCATCATTTGCATTTATGGGTATACCAGTATTAGGAAGTATATTTGGGGCGGATGCAGTTGCAATCCCTATTGCGATAACTGGTGTAGTAGTTAATGCACTTCTTGATCCATTGGCTAGTATTATCGGAACTATTGGCCAGTCAAGCACCAATGCGAAGGAAAAGGGACAAAGCTTATGGAAAGTGACTGTTTCATCTATTCTGCATGGATTGTCTGAACCGCTTGCATGCGTGCCGTTGCTTGGTGTCGTTTTAATTCTTTGCGGCTTCCATTCACCAGATATACTAGCAGACAGCTTAGATGAAATTGGTTCTATCACTTCTGGTGCAGCTTTATTTGCTATTGGGGTAACAATTGGTATCCGCAATATTAAATTCAGCAAAACTGCTATCAGCATTGCCTTCATAAAAGCGATTATTCATCCGTTGGCAATGGTATTGATTGCTCTAATGATGGGATTATCTAAAACAGATATGACAAATGCAATCTTATTGGTTGCTTTCCCAGGCTCAGCAGTAGCTGCGATGATTGCAACAAGGTTTGAGACATTGGAAGCTGAAACAGCGTCCTCCTTTGTCCTCAGTGCCATCCTTTCCTTAATTACATTACCAATCTTCCTGTCTTGGTTGATGTAA
- a CDS encoding helix-turn-helix domain-containing protein: MSEEKTPRNLSEKVEKLYQFISKKWTGLIIHALMDEPKRFSEIHSFIPDLSKRMLNERIKDLEHHGIVIRNVITERPIRTEYSLTKKGHELGKALDAVELWAKKWM, translated from the coding sequence ATGAGCGAAGAAAAGACTCCGCGCAACTTAAGCGAAAAGGTGGAGAAGCTGTATCAATTCATCAGCAAAAAGTGGACTGGACTTATTATTCACGCATTAATGGATGAACCGAAGCGATTTAGTGAAATTCACAGCTTTATTCCAGATCTCAGCAAACGCATGCTGAATGAAAGAATTAAGGATCTTGAGCATCACGGCATCGTCATACGCAATGTTATTACAGAGAGGCCGATACGAACGGAATATTCTTTGACAAAAAAAGGCCATGAACTAGGCAAAGCATTGGATGCTGTGGAATTATGGGCTAAAAAATGGATGTGA
- a CDS encoding NAD-dependent malic enzyme, with product MSKVIFLEKDGSIHTTLKGKDVLANPLLNKGVAFTEKEREELGLNGILPPAVLTLEEQVKRAYEQFASKSSNLEKNNSLNDLFNRNVVLYYRLLTDHLSEMLPIVYTPTVGQSIQEYSHEYHRPGGVYLSVNDLDGIEEALANTGASADDIDLIVATDSESILGIGDWGVGGINIAIGKLAVYTAAAGIHPKRVLPVVLDAGTNNEKLINDPLYIGNRHERIRGEKYNQFIDAYIEKALDMFPNALLHWEDFGNVNARHIIEKYKDKVLTFNDDIQGTGAVTLAGILSGLKIKNESLKDQRVLVFGPGAAGIGNADQMKDAMVLEGLTEEEACARFWAVDHRGLLTDGMDGILSFQKPYVRSEAEVAGWEKENGIISLMETVKQVKPTILIGTSGVAGAFTEAIIKEMAKHVERPIIMPMSNPTHLAEAVPSDLIEWTDGKALIATGSPFEPVEYKGISYEIGQSNNAFVFPGLGLGSIVVKAKLITDSMFIASADAVAKLCDTSKDGASLLPSVSQLREVSYEVAVAVAKAAIEDGVAQDIPANVEEAVKDAMWYPVYKDIEAM from the coding sequence ATGAGCAAAGTTATTTTCTTAGAAAAAGACGGTTCGATTCATACAACATTAAAAGGTAAGGATGTCCTTGCAAATCCATTGCTTAATAAAGGAGTTGCCTTTACAGAAAAAGAAAGAGAGGAGCTTGGCCTTAACGGTATCTTGCCTCCAGCGGTCTTGACGCTTGAAGAGCAAGTAAAAAGAGCATATGAGCAATTTGCTTCCAAATCAAGTAATCTGGAGAAAAACAATTCATTAAATGATTTGTTCAACCGCAACGTGGTTTTATATTACAGATTGTTAACAGATCATTTGAGCGAAATGCTGCCGATTGTTTACACACCGACTGTTGGTCAATCCATCCAAGAATACAGCCACGAATATCACCGTCCAGGTGGTGTTTACCTGTCTGTTAATGATTTAGATGGAATTGAGGAAGCACTTGCGAATACTGGTGCTTCAGCAGACGATATTGATTTAATCGTTGCAACAGACTCTGAGAGCATTTTAGGTATTGGTGACTGGGGTGTCGGCGGAATCAATATCGCAATTGGAAAACTGGCTGTATATACAGCAGCTGCAGGTATCCACCCAAAACGTGTATTGCCAGTAGTGCTTGATGCAGGTACAAACAATGAAAAGCTAATTAACGATCCATTATATATCGGTAACCGCCATGAAAGAATTCGTGGTGAAAAGTATAATCAGTTCATTGATGCTTATATTGAAAAAGCACTTGACATGTTCCCGAATGCATTGCTGCACTGGGAGGATTTCGGTAATGTGAACGCACGCCATATTATTGAGAAGTATAAAGATAAAGTTTTAACATTCAATGATGACATCCAAGGTACTGGAGCAGTAACGTTAGCAGGTATTCTTTCAGGATTAAAAATCAAAAATGAATCATTAAAGGATCAACGTGTATTAGTGTTTGGACCAGGAGCTGCCGGTATTGGTAACGCAGACCAAATGAAAGATGCGATGGTTCTTGAAGGTTTGACAGAAGAAGAAGCATGTGCAAGATTCTGGGCTGTTGATCACAGAGGTCTGTTGACAGATGGCATGGACGGTATTTTGAGCTTCCAAAAACCATATGTACGTTCAGAAGCAGAAGTTGCAGGCTGGGAAAAAGAAAATGGCATTATTTCATTAATGGAGACAGTTAAACAAGTGAAGCCGACCATTTTGATTGGTACTTCAGGTGTTGCAGGTGCTTTCACAGAAGCAATCATTAAAGAAATGGCAAAACATGTTGAGCGTCCAATCATCATGCCGATGTCAAACCCAACGCATCTAGCCGAAGCAGTTCCTTCAGACCTGATTGAATGGACAGACGGAAAAGCGTTAATCGCTACTGGAAGCCCATTTGAGCCTGTTGAATATAAAGGAATTAGCTATGAAATTGGTCAATCAAACAATGCCTTTGTATTCCCAGGCCTTGGTCTTGGTTCGATTGTAGTAAAAGCTAAATTAATTACAGACAGCATGTTCATTGCATCTGCAGATGCAGTTGCAAAGCTTTGTGATACTAGCAAAGATGGAGCTTCATTGCTGCCAAGTGTTTCTCAGCTTCGTGAAGTTTCCTATGAAGTAGCAGTTGCTGTTGCTAAAGCAGCCATTGAAGATGGAGTTGCACAAGATATTCCTGCAAATGTGGAGGAAGCTGTGAAGGATGCTATGTGGTATCCAGTATATAAAGATATTGAAGCAATGTAA